In Monodelphis domestica isolate mMonDom1 chromosome 4, mMonDom1.pri, whole genome shotgun sequence, one DNA window encodes the following:
- the GPR82 gene encoding probable G-protein coupled receptor 82: protein MILKQLCTILFQILHCIQENMVQMSYNSTYIQQTVASLVALPIIYIFLCILGLLGNILSHWVFLRKIGRKTSTHIYLINLLTANLLVCSAMPFMSVYFMKGFKWTYSSVKCKVVNFLGTLFLHIGMFVSLTTLSWIAISRYATLMKKDFSQEESASYYEKIFYGHILKKFCQPNFARKLCCFIWGMVLAVTVPVIVYYSVVELSQENGEKCYSWKTEYGASISQNARLVGTAFVDSCFLVVLLSYYSFVSYLRKIRKSTSITKKYSIYCSVKRHLLVIQFLLLFCFLPYSIFIPIFCALNKTNDSQQLTYLVEIKNFLICLAAARSSTDPIIFLLLDKTFKKTLYNLFSKANSPHESS, encoded by the coding sequence ATGATATTAAAGCAACTTTGTACAATTCTATTTCAGATCCTGCACTGCATTCAAGAAAACATGGTACAAATGAGTTACAATTCAACATATATTCAACAAACAGTGGCCTCTCTAGTTGCTTTACCTATCATTTATATCTTTCTATGTATTCTGGGCCTTTTGGGGAACATACTCTCACACTGGGTGTTTTTAAGAAAGATTGGTAGGAAAACATCAACACACATctacttaataaatcttttgaCTGCAAATCTGCTTGTATGCAGTGCTATGCCTTTTATGAGTGTCTATTTCATGAAAGGATTTAAATGGACATACAGTTCAGTAAAATGCAAGGTGGTCAATTTCTTGGGTACACTGTTTTTGCATATTGGCATGTTTGTCAGTCTCACTACTTTAAGTTGGATTGCCATAAGCCGTTATGCTACCCTTATGAAAAAGGACTTTTCTCAGGAAGAGAGTGCTTCATactatgagaaaatattttatgggCATATACTAAAAAAATTCTGCCAACCCAACTTTGCCAGAAAGCTGTGCTGTTTTATATGGGGGATGGTACTGGCCGTAACAGTCCCAGTCATTGTGTATTACTCTGTTGTGGAGCTTTCtcaagaaaatggggaaaagtgcTATAGCTGGAAGACAGAATATGGTGCGAGCATTTCTCAGAATGCTAGACTTGTTGGAACTGCATTTGTTGATTCTTGTTTCCTAGTGGTACTGCTGTCATATTATTCTTTTGTCAGCTAtctgagaaaaataaggaaaagcacatccattacaaagaaatattcCATTTACTGTTCAGTAAAAAGACACCTTTTAGTGATTCAATTTCTACTGCTATTTTGCTTTCTTCCATATagtatttttatacccattttttgtgccctaaacaaaacaaatgataGCCAACAGCTGACATACTtagtagaaataaaaaatttccttatctgtcttGCTGCTGCTAGAAGTAGCACAGATCccattatatttcttcttctagatAAAACATTTAAGAAGACCCTATATAATCTCTTTAGCAAGGCCAATTCACCACATGAAAGCAGTTGA